Proteins encoded in a region of the Globicephala melas chromosome 1, mGloMel1.2, whole genome shotgun sequence genome:
- the MCL1 gene encoding induced myeloid leukemia cell differentiation protein Mcl-1 isoform X2 produces MFGLKRNAVIGLNLYCGGAGLGPDSGSGASAPGRRLLAAGKEATAGREVGGGEAGEVIGGSAGPSPPATLAPDARRVARPSPIGAEGPDVTATRARLLFFAPTRRASPPEEMESSVSDAIMSPEEELDGCEPEPLGKRPSVLPLLELVGEASNSPGKDGSLPSTPPPAEEEEDELYRQSLEIISRYLREQATGTKDAKPLGGSGAASRKALETLRRVGDGVQRNHETAFQGWVCGLLPCRGPRRRHQKCAAGFCRCCRSRSWFGVSNKIAF; encoded by the exons ATGTTCGGCCTCAAGAGAAACGCAGTGATCGGACTCAACCTCTACTGTGGGGGGGCCGGATTGGGACCGGATAGCGGCAGCGGCGCCTCCGCTCCGGGAAGGCGGCTTTTGGCTGCAGGAAAGGAGGCCACGGCCGGGCGAGAggtagggggaggggaagccGGCGAGGTGATTGGCGGAAGCGCCGGCCCGAGCCCCCCGGCCACTCTCGCGCCCGACGCCCGGAGGGTCGCGCGGCCCTCGCCCATTGGCGCCGAGGGCCCCGACGTCACCGCGACCCGCGCCAGGCTGCTGTTCTTCGCGCCCACCCGCCGCGCCTCGCCGCCCGAAGAGATGGAATCCTCGGTCTCCGACGCCATCATGTCGCCCGAAGAGGAGCTGGACGGGTGCGAGCCAGAGCCTCTAGGGAAGCGGCCGTCCGTCCTGCCTTTGCTGGAATTGGTCGGCGAGGCCAGTAACAGCCCGGGCAAGGACGGCTCACTCCCCTCGACGCCGCCcccagcagaggaggaggaggacgagttGTACCGGCAGTCCCTGGAGATTATCTCTCGATACCTCCGGGAGCAGGCAACCGGCACCAAGGACGCGAAGCCACTGGGCGGGTCTGGGGCCGCCAGCCGGAAAGCGTTAGAGACCCTGCGACGGGTCGGGGACGGTGTGCAACGGAACCACGAGACGGCCTTCCAAG gaTGGGTTTGTGGACTTCTTCCATGTAGAGGACCTAGAAGGCGGCATCAGAAATGTGCTGCTGGCTTTTGCAGGTGTTGCCGGAGTAGGAGCTGGTTTGGCGTATCTAATAAGATAGCCTTTTAA
- the MCL1 gene encoding induced myeloid leukemia cell differentiation protein Mcl-1 isoform X1 translates to MFGLKRNAVIGLNLYCGGAGLGPDSGSGASAPGRRLLAAGKEATAGREVGGGEAGEVIGGSAGPSPPATLAPDARRVARPSPIGAEGPDVTATRARLLFFAPTRRASPPEEMESSVSDAIMSPEEELDGCEPEPLGKRPSVLPLLELVGEASNSPGKDGSLPSTPPPAEEEEDELYRQSLEIISRYLREQATGTKDAKPLGGSGAASRKALETLRRVGDGVQRNHETAFQGMLRKLDIKNEDDVKSLSRVMVHVFSDGVTNWGRIVTLISFGAFVAKHLKSINQESCIEPLAESITDVLVRTKRDWLVKQRGWDGFVDFFHVEDLEGGIRNVLLAFAGVAGVGAGLAYLIR, encoded by the exons ATGTTCGGCCTCAAGAGAAACGCAGTGATCGGACTCAACCTCTACTGTGGGGGGGCCGGATTGGGACCGGATAGCGGCAGCGGCGCCTCCGCTCCGGGAAGGCGGCTTTTGGCTGCAGGAAAGGAGGCCACGGCCGGGCGAGAggtagggggaggggaagccGGCGAGGTGATTGGCGGAAGCGCCGGCCCGAGCCCCCCGGCCACTCTCGCGCCCGACGCCCGGAGGGTCGCGCGGCCCTCGCCCATTGGCGCCGAGGGCCCCGACGTCACCGCGACCCGCGCCAGGCTGCTGTTCTTCGCGCCCACCCGCCGCGCCTCGCCGCCCGAAGAGATGGAATCCTCGGTCTCCGACGCCATCATGTCGCCCGAAGAGGAGCTGGACGGGTGCGAGCCAGAGCCTCTAGGGAAGCGGCCGTCCGTCCTGCCTTTGCTGGAATTGGTCGGCGAGGCCAGTAACAGCCCGGGCAAGGACGGCTCACTCCCCTCGACGCCGCCcccagcagaggaggaggaggacgagttGTACCGGCAGTCCCTGGAGATTATCTCTCGATACCTCCGGGAGCAGGCAACCGGCACCAAGGACGCGAAGCCACTGGGCGGGTCTGGGGCCGCCAGCCGGAAAGCGTTAGAGACCCTGCGACGGGTCGGGGACGGTGTGCAACGGAACCACGAGACGGCCTTCCAAG GCATGCTTCGGAAACTGGACATCAAAAACGAAGACGATGTCAAATCTTTGTCTCGAGTGATGGTCCATGTTTTCAGTGACGGAGTAACAAACTGGGGCAGGATTGTGACTCTCATTTCTTTTGGTGCCTTTGTGGCCAAACACTTGAAGAGTATAAACCAAGAAAGCTGCATCGAACCATTAGCAGAAAGCATCACAGATGTTCTCGTAAGGACAAAACGAGACTGGCTAGTCAAACAAAGAGGCTGG gaTGGGTTTGTGGACTTCTTCCATGTAGAGGACCTAGAAGGCGGCATCAGAAATGTGCTGCTGGCTTTTGCAGGTGTTGCCGGAGTAGGAGCTGGTTTGGCGTATCTAATAAGATAG